A genomic stretch from Thauera sp. GDN1 includes:
- a CDS encoding PLP-dependent aspartate aminotransferase family protein yields the protein MQHDDSRSSLTPSSATLAAQGMGATTMPHRDIVPPIHMASTFERAEDGSLPGGRIYARDASPAFDPAEALLCELEGGAEAALFASGMAAASAVLLALKPGARIVAPHDMYWSLRNWLIGFSSNWQIALDFYADADELAALLQRPADIVWVETPANPTWELTDIARAADLAHAAGARLVVDSTVPTPVFTRPLALGADIVMHSATKYLNGHSDVVAGVLVTRSADDFWARIRTARAAGGAVLGPFEAWLLNRGLRTLFPRVRTAAASALRIARHFEHHPALLAVLYPGLPSHPGHDIARRQMDGGFGAMLSLRVRGGEDAARRVAGAVKIFRRATSLGSVESLIEHRGPIEGPGTRCPLDLLRISVGIEDTDDLIADLEQALQAANLG from the coding sequence ATGCAGCACGACGACTCGCGCTCTTCCCTCACCCCCTCCTCCGCCACCCTCGCCGCCCAGGGCATGGGCGCGACCACGATGCCGCATCGCGACATCGTGCCGCCGATCCACATGGCGAGCACCTTCGAGCGCGCCGAGGACGGCAGCCTGCCCGGCGGCCGGATCTACGCCCGCGACGCCAGCCCGGCCTTCGACCCGGCGGAGGCGCTGCTGTGCGAGCTGGAAGGCGGCGCCGAGGCGGCGCTGTTCGCCTCCGGCATGGCCGCGGCCTCTGCGGTGCTGCTCGCCCTGAAGCCCGGCGCGCGCATCGTCGCTCCGCACGACATGTACTGGTCGCTGCGCAACTGGCTGATCGGCTTCTCGAGCAACTGGCAGATCGCCCTCGACTTCTACGCCGACGCCGACGAGCTCGCCGCGCTGCTGCAGCGCCCGGCCGACATCGTGTGGGTGGAGACGCCTGCCAATCCGACCTGGGAACTCACCGACATCGCCCGTGCGGCGGACCTCGCCCATGCCGCCGGCGCGCGCCTGGTGGTGGACTCCACCGTACCGACCCCGGTGTTCACCCGCCCGCTCGCGCTCGGCGCCGACATCGTCATGCACTCGGCCACCAAGTACCTCAACGGCCACTCCGACGTAGTCGCCGGCGTGCTGGTGACCCGCAGCGCCGACGACTTCTGGGCGCGCATCAGGACCGCACGCGCTGCCGGCGGCGCGGTGCTCGGCCCCTTCGAGGCCTGGCTGCTCAATCGCGGCCTGCGCACCCTGTTCCCGCGCGTGCGCACCGCGGCAGCGTCGGCGCTGCGCATCGCGCGGCATTTCGAGCATCACCCGGCGCTGCTTGCAGTGCTCTACCCCGGGCTCCCCTCGCACCCCGGCCACGACATCGCCCGCCGCCAGATGGACGGCGGCTTCGGCGCCATGCTCTCGCTGCGCGTGCGCGGTGGCGAGGACGCGGCGCGCCGGGTCGCCGGCGCGGTGAAGATCTTCCGCCGCGCCACCTCGCTCGGCTCGGTGGAGAGCCTGATCGAGCATCGCGGCCCGATCGAGGGCCCGGGCACGCGCTGCCCGCTCGACCTGCTGCGGATCTCGGTGGGCATCGAGGACACCGACGATCTGATCGCCGACCTGGAACAGGCCCTGCAGGCGGCGAACCTCGGCTGA
- a CDS encoding methionine ABC transporter permease: MDLSVIDWSDIWLATWETLVMTGVSLFFTILLGLPLGILLFVTAKRQLLEQGFVYTVLSFVVNVLRSVPFLILLIVMIPVTVILIGTSLGVEGAIPPLVVGTAPFFARLVENVLREVDRGVIEACQAMGIRTHRIIFGALLPEALPGLVAAVTVTAITLMSYAAMSGVIGGGGLGDLAIRFGYQRFQTEVMVITVALLVVLVQIIQYSGDRLVLYFTRK, encoded by the coding sequence ATGGACCTGTCCGTCATCGACTGGAGCGACATCTGGCTGGCGACCTGGGAGACCCTGGTCATGACCGGAGTGTCGCTGTTCTTCACCATCCTGCTCGGCCTGCCGCTGGGCATCCTGCTGTTCGTGACCGCCAAGCGCCAGCTGCTGGAGCAGGGCTTCGTCTATACGGTGCTGTCCTTCGTGGTCAACGTGCTGCGCTCGGTGCCCTTCCTGATCCTGCTGATCGTGATGATTCCGGTCACGGTGATCCTGATCGGCACCTCGCTCGGCGTGGAAGGCGCGATCCCGCCGCTGGTGGTGGGCACGGCGCCCTTCTTCGCGCGCCTGGTCGAGAACGTGCTGCGCGAGGTCGACCGCGGCGTCATCGAGGCCTGCCAGGCGATGGGCATCCGCACCCACCGCATCATCTTCGGCGCGCTGCTGCCCGAGGCCTTGCCCGGGCTGGTCGCCGCGGTCACGGTGACGGCGATCACCTTGATGTCCTATGCTGCGATGTCGGGCGTGATCGGTGGCGGTGGCCTCGGCGACCTCGCGATCCGTTTCGGCTATCAGCGCTTCCAGACCGAGGTGATGGTGATCACCGTCGCCCTGCTGGTCGTGCTCGTCCAGATCATCCAGTACTCGGGCGACCGCCTGGTGCTGTATTTCACCCGCAAGTGA
- a CDS encoding methionine ABC transporter ATP-binding protein: MIRIENLHKTYRAADGREVEALADISLEIGAGEVFGIIGRSGAGKSTLIRTLNLLERPSAGRVLIDGEDITKLDSEGLYALRRRVGMIFQHFNLLNAKTVADNIAWPLKATGHTTAAERAARVKELLALVGLSEHGHKYPSQLSGGQKQRVGIARALANRPQILLCDEATSALDPETTQSILRLLLDINRQLGLTIVLITHEMQVIRTICDRVAVIDGGRIVESGRVADVFLHPQHPVTRSMVAQSDALAAASFDPAHVYMKDKLRGTLVRLTYIGDVTYQPILSRIMAGAKVQITILQGEVSSIKDVPFGQLLLELEGGEDEIRGVFAELDRHQIHHEVLQ, from the coding sequence GTGATCCGCATCGAAAACCTGCACAAGACCTACCGTGCCGCCGACGGCCGCGAGGTGGAGGCGCTCGCCGACATCAGCCTCGAGATCGGCGCCGGCGAGGTGTTCGGCATCATCGGCCGCTCCGGTGCCGGCAAGAGCACGCTGATCCGTACCCTGAACCTGCTCGAGCGCCCGAGCGCCGGGCGGGTCCTGATCGACGGCGAGGACATCACGAAGCTGGACAGCGAGGGCCTGTACGCGCTGCGCCGCCGTGTCGGCATGATCTTCCAGCACTTCAACCTGCTCAACGCCAAGACCGTCGCCGACAACATCGCCTGGCCGCTGAAGGCGACCGGGCACACGACTGCCGCCGAGCGCGCCGCGCGGGTGAAGGAACTGCTGGCGCTGGTCGGTCTGTCCGAGCACGGGCACAAGTATCCGTCGCAGCTCTCCGGCGGGCAGAAGCAGCGCGTCGGCATCGCGCGCGCGCTCGCCAACCGGCCGCAGATCCTGCTGTGCGACGAGGCGACCTCGGCGCTCGATCCCGAGACCACGCAATCCATCCTGCGCCTGCTGCTCGACATCAACCGCCAGCTCGGCCTCACCATCGTGCTGATCACCCACGAGATGCAGGTCATCCGCACGATCTGCGATCGGGTCGCGGTGATCGACGGCGGGCGCATCGTCGAGTCCGGCAGGGTGGCCGACGTCTTCCTGCATCCGCAGCATCCGGTCACGCGCAGCATGGTCGCGCAGAGCGACGCGCTGGCCGCGGCGAGCTTCGATCCGGCACATGTCTATATGAAGGACAAGCTGCGCGGCACGCTGGTGCGCCTGACCTACATCGGCGACGTCACCTATCAGCCCATCCTCAGCCGCATCATGGCCGGCGCCAAGGTGCAGATCACGATCCTGCAGGGCGAGGTGTCGAGCATCAAGGACGTCCCGTTCGGCCAGCTGCTGCTCGAGCTCGAAGGCGGCGAGGACGAAATCCGGGGCGTGTTCGCCGAGCTCGACCGCCACCAGATCCACCACGAGGTGCTGCAGTAA